One Gimesia aquarii DNA segment encodes these proteins:
- a CDS encoding MFS transporter — MSHAYRCLICLTLTHIIVDASAIVVGPLWGELERVHSLTENSLFIVLTIHALASSLAQPVFGYIRDRYPIKSILWIGPVLGAVMMPMVGPANSVFVLCVALLLGGIGIGSFHPEAAVVAGSLIPERRTRSLSLFMFGGAMGLALGPIICGAIVSIWGLTSVWILAPLYSGLILFLYQLGKPPAELFERDRKAPAQSLSQMLEGRVLLALFLFMVCSLRLVPNMAMDKLISFILKNHDASAFEIGMVQSVFLFSASAGMLLMAFRFKSGHEKAFMIGCPLLGIPLMFVLGWEGCPTWLMTLLLIPSGLILWGTSPAMVSYSHQLFPKGGGVASAITMGMAWGGGGMIQAKITSHFVALGIPHKAFHAIIPCLILATIGAVLLPSLTSKAESKTEAIETA; from the coding sequence ATGTCTCACGCCTATCGTTGTCTGATTTGTCTCACACTCACGCATATCATTGTTGACGCATCAGCAATCGTCGTGGGACCTTTGTGGGGTGAGCTGGAACGGGTGCATTCCTTAACAGAAAATTCATTGTTCATTGTACTCACAATTCATGCATTAGCCTCCTCTTTGGCGCAACCTGTATTTGGATACATTCGTGATCGTTATCCCATTAAATCCATCTTGTGGATCGGGCCTGTTTTGGGTGCTGTGATGATGCCTATGGTGGGGCCAGCGAACAGTGTGTTTGTGTTATGTGTCGCACTTTTGCTGGGAGGAATTGGAATCGGTTCCTTTCATCCTGAAGCAGCGGTTGTAGCAGGTTCATTAATTCCAGAACGTCGTACCCGCAGTCTCTCACTGTTTATGTTTGGGGGGGCGATGGGGCTGGCGCTAGGACCCATTATCTGTGGCGCTATTGTTTCGATATGGGGGCTAACCAGTGTCTGGATACTCGCGCCACTATATTCTGGTCTGATACTATTCCTGTATCAATTGGGAAAGCCGCCGGCGGAACTTTTCGAGCGTGATCGCAAAGCACCCGCACAGTCTCTCTCCCAGATGCTGGAGGGGAGAGTTTTGTTAGCACTGTTTTTGTTCATGGTTTGTTCTTTACGCCTGGTACCGAATATGGCGATGGATAAGTTGATTTCATTCATACTCAAAAATCATGATGCGTCGGCATTCGAGATCGGCATGGTCCAATCAGTGTTCCTGTTTTCTGCCAGCGCAGGAATGCTGTTAATGGCGTTTCGTTTCAAGTCGGGGCATGAAAAAGCCTTCATGATAGGATGTCCGCTGTTGGGGATTCCCTTGATGTTTGTACTTGGCTGGGAAGGTTGTCCTACCTGGTTGATGACCCTGCTATTAATTCCCAGTGGTCTGATTTTATGGGGGACCAGTCCGGCGATGGTTTCCTATTCCCATCAACTGTTTCCCAAAGGAGGCGGTGTGGCATCAGCAATTACAATGGGAATGGCCTGGGGGGGAGGCGGCATGATTCAAGCAAAGATTACGAGTCATTTTGTGGCGTTGGGGATTCCCCATAAAGCGTTTCATGCCATTATCCCTTGTCTCATCCTGGCGACCATTGGTGCGGTGTTATTACCTTCTCTGACCTCAAAAGCAGAATCAAAAACCGAAGCCATCGAGACGGCTTGA
- a CDS encoding NAD-dependent epimerase/dehydratase family protein, with protein MIVESEEKLLVTGGTGLVGSSVIQRARTAGITTVALVRSASKASYLKEVGAEVIEADLTDKKSLDDILRGVTIVVHTAAKVGDWGSIDEYRKTNVVGFGHLLSALQEQSLIKHLIHISSLGVYEARDHYGTDETEPPHASGIDAYTLSKIESEELLKQQSIPFTILRPGFIYGPRDRTVLPRILERLKSGQFAYLGSPEQLMNNTYVEHLVDAVFLAFSNEDAIGQTYNITDVTLASKREFISTIARLAEYKEPNKVVPLPVARNLARILERLWRFLGKKQAPILSQARIKFLGLNLDFSTQKAQSELNYHPNKTFQEAMKETIDWFHQNQKIP; from the coding sequence ATGATTGTAGAATCTGAAGAAAAACTGTTAGTCACCGGGGGCACAGGGCTTGTTGGCAGTAGTGTCATTCAACGCGCTCGTACTGCAGGTATTACAACTGTCGCACTCGTTCGTTCCGCATCAAAAGCTTCATATCTTAAAGAGGTAGGTGCAGAAGTGATTGAAGCGGATCTCACTGACAAAAAATCGCTGGACGATATACTTCGTGGTGTGACGATTGTCGTCCATACTGCTGCTAAAGTTGGTGACTGGGGCAGTATTGATGAATACCGCAAAACAAATGTGGTCGGATTCGGGCATTTATTGTCTGCACTTCAAGAACAAAGTCTCATCAAACATTTGATTCATATCAGCTCGCTGGGAGTTTACGAGGCGCGGGATCATTACGGCACAGATGAGACAGAACCTCCGCATGCATCTGGCATCGATGCCTACACTCTCAGCAAGATCGAATCAGAAGAACTTCTAAAACAACAATCCATCCCGTTCACGATATTACGGCCCGGCTTTATCTATGGCCCGCGTGATCGTACTGTATTACCTCGCATCTTAGAGCGTTTGAAATCAGGGCAGTTTGCTTATCTCGGTTCACCCGAGCAATTAATGAACAATACATACGTAGAACATCTGGTAGATGCTGTTTTTCTGGCATTCTCAAACGAAGATGCGATAGGTCAGACATATAACATCACAGATGTAACACTGGCCAGCAAACGAGAATTTATCTCCACCATTGCAAGACTGGCTGAATATAAAGAGCCGAACAAAGTCGTTCCACTCCCGGTTGCACGCAATCTGGCTCGGATTTTGGAACGTCTCTGGAGATTCTTAGGCAAAAAACAGGCACCGATTCTCTCTCAAGCTCGGATTAAATTCTTGGGTCTGAACCTCGATTTCAGCACACAAAAAGCACAATCCGAACTGAACTATCATCCCAATAAAACCTTTCAGGAAGCAATGAAAGAGACGATTGACTGGTTTCACCAAAATCAAAAAATCCCCTAA
- the tsaE gene encoding tRNA (adenosine(37)-N6)-threonylcarbamoyltransferase complex ATPase subunit type 1 TsaE, with amino-acid sequence MNTTAEWIFKSASESETQRLGVMLAKQLEPGAVIALNGNLGAGKTRLVQAIATALGVDPNEVNSPTFVLIQEYQGELPLYHFDTYRLKDTDEFLELGADDLLYADGVCLIEWADKVAEVLPRDLVQINIEHTSETARTFHFQGQGPRSVKIVTALQQKNDSPPE; translated from the coding sequence TTGAACACAACTGCAGAGTGGATCTTTAAATCAGCAAGCGAATCTGAGACCCAACGTCTGGGAGTCATGCTCGCAAAGCAACTAGAACCGGGTGCGGTGATCGCCTTAAATGGCAACCTGGGCGCAGGCAAAACACGCCTGGTCCAAGCGATTGCTACAGCTCTGGGAGTTGATCCCAATGAAGTGAACAGCCCCACATTTGTGCTGATTCAGGAATATCAAGGGGAGCTGCCGCTCTACCACTTCGATACGTATCGTTTGAAAGATACCGATGAATTTCTGGAATTGGGAGCCGATGATCTTTTGTATGCAGATGGAGTTTGTCTGATCGAATGGGCTGATAAAGTCGCTGAGGTCTTGCCCCGTGATCTTGTTCAAATCAACATTGAACACACATCGGAAACAGCGCGAACGTTTCATTTCCAAGGGCAGGGGCCGCGTTCAGTCAAAATCGTAACCGCATTGCAACAAAAGAACGATTCCCCACCCGAGTAA
- the dnaE gene encoding DNA polymerase III subunit alpha: MSDPRPFAHLHCHTHFSMLDGASRIPEMVSKVKEAGMNSLAITDHGNLYGAMDFYQQCRSQEINPILGLEAYIAPRSRFEKGASRMKEASFHLTLLAQNRKGFENLIKLSSTSYLEGFYYKPRIDKEILEAHSEGLILLTGCAAGELSHHILGEDWEEAEKLCAWYEKVFGDRVYMEIQNAGLEIQRQCLEGTVDLANKMGLPLVASNDAHYVDQKDAFAQDVLLCVSTRSVVSDEKRMKMTGDQFFVRTQDEMYDAFPGLEHAVARTQELADRVDIQMSDKKYYPVFQPPDGMTDTQYLRKLCEERLPVKYGDELTQEHWDRLDLELGVIEQMGYDSYFLIVWDFVQFAESEKIPCTARGSACGAIVAYLLGMSQVCPLKYDLLFERFLDPSRSEPPDIDIDFCRDRRQLVIDYTKQKYGEHSVAQIGTFGTLKAKAAIRDVGRALGVPLARVNEIAKMIPETLGIKLKDALKESPDLQAAYDQDPDIKQLLDLAMQLEGLSRSAGTHAAGVVVADLPLSEVVPLQMITGKTDIITQWDGPTVESVGLLKMDFLGLRNLTILDKAVQNVKKHCNIDIDPHKLPLDDKKTFALLQRGETKGIFQLESGGMRDLLTKMKPDKFEDIIATSALYRPGPLEGGMVMQYVDVKNDRIPIPKVHPVVDEILNETYGVMVYQEQVMRILNRVGGIELSAAYRCIKAISKKKLKTIAEFKDQYISGAKERGVDEQLAVDLFDMIEKFAGYGFNKSHSTAYGGVAYATAYLKAHYPKEFMAALLSCGMESHERINEHVDDCRRMKLEVLPPDINRSDVEFSVDGEKIRFGMGAIKGVGEQALEEVVKEREENGPFTSIFNLCERVDPKTLNKSMIEILIKAGALDSLGGHQAQLMLTVERAVQSAINIHRDRARGQKSLFDDDPVDDEVESSDNALLPEAEEWPRAQKLAAEKEVFGFYLTSHPLAEVGDTLTKYAQHKTNELSEMEDREEVILAGMISSIKNAATKKASKNGHTRYVNFDLEDPHGLVRCIMWPEQFARVGEKVKLEEMVIIKGKIDKRGREPNVVVDQLFTLNDARKQFTDRLAINFKRGVHNRQDMVNVHDILSQFPGQTEVILVVDSVDQEKSDTQLRYVLNPPGNLRVSCSQEFESQLSAVIGESHIHFHTTNKKKSMNGSIGR; the protein is encoded by the coding sequence ATGAGCGACCCACGCCCTTTTGCTCATTTACATTGTCATACACACTTTAGCATGCTGGACGGCGCCAGCCGCATACCGGAAATGGTAAGTAAAGTCAAAGAAGCCGGTATGAATTCGCTTGCGATCACAGATCATGGCAATTTATACGGAGCCATGGACTTTTATCAGCAATGCCGTAGCCAGGAAATCAATCCCATCTTAGGATTGGAAGCTTACATTGCACCGCGCAGTCGGTTTGAAAAAGGCGCCTCACGGATGAAGGAAGCCAGCTTTCATCTGACATTGCTGGCACAAAACCGCAAGGGATTCGAAAACCTGATTAAGCTCTCTTCCACCTCCTATCTCGAAGGTTTTTATTATAAACCCCGCATCGACAAGGAAATCCTGGAAGCACATAGCGAAGGTCTGATTCTGCTTACGGGGTGTGCAGCCGGTGAACTATCGCACCATATTCTTGGTGAAGATTGGGAAGAGGCGGAAAAGCTATGCGCCTGGTATGAGAAAGTATTTGGCGACCGCGTTTATATGGAAATCCAGAATGCGGGCCTGGAAATTCAAAGACAGTGCCTGGAAGGAACCGTCGATCTGGCCAATAAAATGGGCCTGCCGTTAGTCGCTTCTAACGATGCCCATTATGTCGATCAAAAAGATGCTTTCGCGCAAGATGTGCTCTTGTGTGTCAGCACGCGTTCTGTCGTCAGCGATGAAAAACGAATGAAAATGACTGGCGATCAATTTTTCGTCCGTACTCAGGATGAAATGTATGACGCATTTCCAGGTTTGGAACACGCGGTCGCACGCACGCAAGAACTGGCTGATCGAGTCGACATTCAGATGTCTGACAAAAAGTACTATCCAGTCTTTCAACCTCCCGATGGAATGACTGATACACAATACCTGCGAAAACTGTGTGAAGAACGCTTGCCTGTAAAGTATGGTGATGAGCTGACGCAGGAACATTGGGATCGCCTCGACCTCGAATTAGGCGTGATCGAACAAATGGGCTACGACAGTTACTTTCTGATTGTATGGGATTTCGTGCAATTTGCAGAAAGTGAAAAAATCCCTTGTACTGCGCGTGGTTCAGCCTGTGGTGCGATTGTGGCATACCTGCTGGGTATGTCACAAGTCTGCCCTCTGAAATATGACTTGTTGTTTGAACGATTCCTTGACCCCAGTCGAAGTGAACCGCCAGATATCGACATCGATTTCTGCCGTGACCGACGCCAGTTGGTTATCGATTATACGAAGCAGAAATACGGCGAACACAGTGTAGCGCAAATTGGAACATTTGGTACGCTCAAAGCAAAAGCCGCCATTCGAGATGTAGGCCGCGCGCTGGGAGTTCCACTGGCGCGGGTCAATGAAATTGCAAAAATGATTCCGGAAACACTGGGAATCAAACTCAAGGATGCACTGAAGGAAAGTCCTGATCTGCAAGCCGCCTATGACCAGGATCCAGACATTAAACAGCTGCTGGATCTGGCTATGCAACTTGAGGGGTTGAGCCGCAGTGCCGGTACACACGCCGCGGGAGTCGTAGTCGCCGATTTACCTCTGTCCGAAGTAGTTCCACTCCAAATGATCACCGGGAAGACTGACATCATTACTCAATGGGATGGCCCCACCGTAGAATCGGTGGGCCTGCTCAAAATGGACTTCCTGGGTTTGCGTAACCTGACGATTCTGGACAAAGCCGTTCAAAACGTCAAAAAACATTGCAACATCGACATTGATCCACACAAGCTACCGCTGGATGATAAAAAAACATTCGCGTTATTACAGCGGGGAGAAACCAAAGGGATCTTCCAGTTGGAAAGTGGCGGCATGCGCGACTTGCTGACAAAAATGAAGCCGGACAAGTTCGAAGACATTATTGCTACTTCTGCCTTGTATCGCCCCGGCCCTCTGGAAGGGGGCATGGTGATGCAATATGTGGATGTTAAAAACGACCGCATTCCGATTCCGAAAGTGCATCCTGTTGTAGATGAAATCCTCAATGAAACCTACGGTGTGATGGTTTATCAGGAACAGGTCATGCGGATCCTGAACCGAGTCGGGGGAATCGAACTTTCTGCTGCGTATCGTTGTATTAAAGCGATTAGCAAGAAAAAACTAAAAACCATCGCCGAGTTCAAAGACCAGTACATTAGCGGCGCCAAAGAACGAGGAGTCGATGAACAACTGGCGGTCGATCTGTTTGACATGATCGAAAAATTTGCTGGCTATGGATTTAACAAATCACATTCGACCGCTTACGGAGGTGTGGCCTATGCCACGGCTTACCTCAAAGCGCATTATCCGAAAGAATTCATGGCTGCATTGCTTTCATGTGGTATGGAGAGCCATGAACGGATTAACGAACATGTCGATGATTGCCGTCGCATGAAACTTGAAGTATTGCCGCCTGATATTAATCGATCTGATGTCGAATTTAGTGTGGATGGTGAAAAAATTCGCTTTGGCATGGGTGCGATCAAAGGCGTTGGCGAACAAGCTCTGGAAGAGGTTGTTAAAGAAAGAGAAGAAAACGGACCCTTCACAAGTATTTTTAATCTCTGTGAACGTGTTGATCCTAAAACACTAAATAAAAGTATGATTGAAATCCTGATCAAAGCGGGCGCGCTCGACAGTCTGGGAGGCCATCAGGCTCAGTTGATGCTCACGGTCGAACGCGCTGTGCAATCAGCGATCAATATACACCGTGACCGGGCCCGCGGACAAAAGAGTCTGTTTGATGATGACCCAGTCGATGATGAAGTTGAATCCAGTGATAACGCATTACTACCAGAAGCGGAAGAGTGGCCGCGAGCCCAGAAACTGGCCGCAGAAAAAGAAGTCTTCGGTTTTTACCTGACATCACATCCATTGGCTGAGGTGGGAGACACGCTTACCAAATATGCACAACATAAAACCAATGAACTGTCTGAAATGGAAGATCGCGAAGAAGTCATCTTAGCAGGTATGATTTCTTCAATTAAAAATGCGGCCACCAAAAAAGCCAGCAAGAACGGTCATACACGTTATGTCAACTTTGACTTGGAAGACCCCCATGGTTTGGTACGTTGCATCATGTGGCCAGAGCAATTTGCCCGCGTGGGTGAAAAGGTCAAACTGGAAGAGATGGTAATCATCAAAGGGAAAATTGATAAACGGGGCAGAGAGCCCAATGTGGTTGTGGATCAGCTCTTTACTTTGAATGATGCCCGAAAACAGTTTACAGACCGCTTGGCGATTAACTTCAAACGAGGCGTCCATAACCGCCAGGATATGGTCAATGTACACGACATTTTATCCCAATTTCCTGGCCAGACCGAAGTCATTCTGGTCGTAGACTCCGTCGATCAGGAAAAATCAGACACACAGTTACGCTACGTCTTAAATCCTCCCGGAAATCTACGTGTTTCCTGTAGTCAGGAGTTTGAATCGCAGCTCTCAGCCGTGATTGGAGAGAGCCACATTCACTTTCATACAACAAACAAGAAAAAAAGCATGAATGGAAGTATTGGCCGGTAG
- a CDS encoding gamma-glutamyl-gamma-aminobutyrate hydrolase family protein — translation MSKKPLIGITGDFRPEQKEAQAISWFYTGYYDSITNAGGIPMMIPPLSDDDDLKQFLNQLDGLVLSGCALDLDPIRLGFEKHPASRAMPLRREDFDRRICTIAMEMKLPLLAIGSGMQLMNVLCGGTLHQHVTEDVPGAMYHRDGVEANLRHIIDIVPGTRVDKMYGPGEIRVNSQHHMAVNYISKMFIVSATAPDGVIEAIEIPDEDWFCVGVQWHPQNHSSSALDMQVFENFLAACEEPEPQILQMPVRRAA, via the coding sequence ATGTCTAAAAAACCTTTAATCGGAATCACGGGAGACTTTCGCCCCGAACAAAAAGAAGCCCAGGCAATCAGCTGGTTTTACACCGGCTATTATGATTCGATCACAAATGCCGGCGGAATCCCCATGATGATTCCGCCTTTGTCTGACGATGATGATTTAAAACAATTCTTGAACCAGCTTGATGGTCTGGTTCTTTCTGGCTGTGCTTTAGATCTGGACCCGATTCGACTGGGGTTTGAAAAGCACCCTGCTTCACGTGCTATGCCGCTTCGTCGTGAAGATTTCGATCGCAGAATTTGTACCATCGCTATGGAAATGAAATTGCCTCTGTTGGCAATCGGTTCGGGAATGCAATTGATGAACGTGCTCTGTGGGGGGACATTGCATCAACATGTGACAGAGGATGTCCCTGGTGCTATGTATCACCGAGATGGTGTTGAAGCAAACTTAAGACATATTATTGATATTGTCCCAGGCACGCGTGTTGATAAAATGTATGGACCTGGTGAAATTCGAGTAAACAGTCAGCATCATATGGCTGTCAATTACATTTCAAAGATGTTTATTGTTTCAGCGACGGCCCCGGACGGAGTAATTGAAGCAATTGAAATTCCAGATGAAGATTGGTTCTGCGTGGGCGTGCAATGGCATCCACAAAATCATTCTTCTTCTGCATTGGATATGCAGGTCTTTGAGAACTTCCTGGCCGCCTGTGAAGAGCCGGAACCACAGATTCTCCAGATGCCTGTCCGCAGAGCTGCTTAG